A window from Pseudomonas kribbensis encodes these proteins:
- a CDS encoding DUF3649 domain-containing protein yields the protein MKAKLAELPLSYRLAVTSRVLAAVFGGYLVAALASVTLTLWLPLNRAEAVVTGMTVSFLVYLVAVLWCFACRSAWSAWVGLLVPSVILATISGAARGLGYA from the coding sequence ATGAAAGCCAAACTCGCCGAACTCCCCCTGTCCTATCGTCTGGCCGTCACTTCGCGGGTGCTCGCGGCGGTGTTCGGCGGCTATCTGGTCGCGGCGCTGGCCAGTGTCACACTGACCCTCTGGTTGCCGCTGAACCGCGCCGAAGCGGTCGTCACCGGCATGACCGTCTCGTTCCTGGTCTATCTGGTGGCTGTGCTCTGGTGTTTCGCCTGCCGTAGTGCCTGGTCGGCGTGGGTCGGACTGTTGGTGCCGAGTGTGATTCTGGCGACGATCTCCGGCGCTGCTCGGGGCTTGGGTTACGCATGA
- a CDS encoding sigma-70 family RNA polymerase sigma factor, whose translation MSSAHPVESLYQAHHSWLTGWLRRKLGCPDSAADLAQDTFIRVLTAREPPVIIEPRAFLTTLAKRVLFNHYRRQDLERAYLDTLAQMPEVVAPSEEEKAIILQTLMELDQLLDGLPRAVKRAFLLAQVDGLTYPQIAVELGISVATVKRHLNKAAMRCYFAL comes from the coding sequence TTGTCGTCCGCCCATCCCGTCGAATCGCTGTATCAGGCCCACCACAGCTGGCTCACCGGCTGGTTGCGGAGAAAACTCGGCTGCCCGGACAGCGCCGCCGATCTGGCCCAGGACACCTTCATCCGGGTGCTGACTGCTCGCGAGCCGCCGGTGATCATCGAGCCGCGCGCATTCCTCACCACCCTGGCCAAGCGCGTGTTGTTCAACCATTACCGTCGCCAGGATCTGGAGCGCGCCTACCTCGACACCCTCGCGCAGATGCCGGAAGTGGTCGCGCCTTCGGAAGAAGAGAAAGCGATCATCCTGCAAACCCTGATGGAGCTGGATCAGTTGCTCGATGGTCTGCCGCGTGCGGTCAAACGTGCCTTTTTACTCGCTCAGGTGGATGGCCTGACCTATCCACAGATCGCCGTTGAACTGGGCATTTCCGTGGCGACGGTCAAACGTCATCTGAACAAGGCAGCGATGCGCTGCTACTTCGCCCTGTGA